One segment of Choloepus didactylus isolate mChoDid1 chromosome 15, mChoDid1.pri, whole genome shotgun sequence DNA contains the following:
- the LOC119509826 gene encoding translation initiation factor IF-2-like, with translation MATTGGHRRRRKGGGSGTEIQVWRPAPTCGDGPKYLGPIAEKEQNPTHGLVSGRKTPGLSPHPRWKCGQRQTGPGKGYAVSEPLPSPRLQRRRTRGPQGRRPWRPGGLSASWERGPEPGSGAGREGPAARRPSRGPVTWRQRRLLLPVRRSAPGGGGGGGDSPNNPQRRAEPGPSPPPSAPPPPSPLSQDMVSAGPRAAPGCRRRGQRGGEEARRRGAPGGGGREEGDGLGRCGFLMAATEGTRSQINPTANSTTSRPDPSARSPVIGPKAASGAANGRPPLSGRRRRASERDVTSAPGPDCEEATRTAPRLRPSALRG, from the exons ATGGCAACAACAGGAGGCCACCGCAGGAGGCGGAAAGGAGGCGGCTCAGGGACCGAAATACAAGTTTGGAGACCAGCACCAACTTGTGGCGATGGACCCAAGTATTTAGGGCCTATTGCAGAAAAGGAGCAAAACCCCACTCACGGACTCGTTTCTGGCAGAAAAA CCCCGGGCCTATCCCCGCACCCAAGATGGAAGTGCGGCCAGCGGCAAACCGGGCCCGGCAAGGGCTACGCGGTCTCGgagccccttccctcccctcgcCTGCAGCGCCGCCGCACCCGGGGGCCGCAGGGCAGGAGACCTTGGAGACCCGGTGGCCTGAGCGCCTCCTGGGAGCGAGGGCCCGAGCCAGGCAGCGGCGCGGGCCGCGAGGGGCCTGCGGCGAGGCGCCCCTCCCGGGGCCCGGTTACCTGGCGGCAGCGGCGGCTCCTCCTCCCCGTCCGACGCTCGGcgcccggcggcggcggcggcggcggcgactcTCCAAACAACCCGCAGCGACGGGCCGAGCCCGGCCCCTCTCCGCCTCCCTCCGCGCCGCCTCCGCCCTCACCCCTCAGTCAGGACATGGTCTCCGCGGGCCCGCGCGCGGCTCCCGGCTGCCGGAGGCGGGGGCAGAGGGGCGGAGAGGAGGCGCGGAGGCGGGGGGCgccggggggaggggggagagaggagggggacGGCCTCGGGCGCTGCGGGTTCCTAATGGCGGCGACTGAGGGCACCCGGAGCCAAATAAACCCCACGGCGAACAGCACAACGTCAAGGCCGGACCCTAGCGCTCGCAGCCCTGTCATTGGCCCCAAAGCTGCCAGCGGCGCAGCCAATGGGCGGCCGCCTCTTTCCGGGCGCAGAAGGCGGGCTTCGGAGCGTGACGTCACGTCGGCGCCGGGCCCTGATTGTGAGGAGGCGACGCGCACCGCCCCGCGGCTCCGCCCCTCGGCGCTACGCGGGTGA